A window from Corythoichthys intestinalis isolate RoL2023-P3 chromosome 10, ASM3026506v1, whole genome shotgun sequence encodes these proteins:
- the LOC130923009 gene encoding follistatin-related protein 1-like isoform X1, with product MLTISVLLFLHSHAVSTSPVAKEDSVCAETFCGAGRECVSTERGEPVCRCLEQCIGSEHWVCGSNNKSYRNHCELHRDACVTHTKIHVEYVGPCHEKAEKLDMNPMVCFQSDRDWLRDRVIRWVRAEVTSDNQTFYASTVTDLMQSYFQMYDSGDSQLDSKEFLSFLNQNETALNLTYSENPDINLLLRSLCVDALIELSDEDADWKLSLAEFINCLTPSFHPPERKCELEDEVLEEGAETRMKCNKCVCACGNWVCTALTCNEEPHVDEKDDGVEEEMTEKEWIRTVAQLNTLQENFPTES from the exons ATGCTGACCATCTCCGTCTTGCTGTTTCTGCATTCTCATGCGGTCAGCACCTCCCCTGTTGCCAAG GAGGATTCTGTCTGTGCTGAAACTTTCTGCGGTGCTGGGCGGGAGTGTGTTTCTACTGAGAGAGGCGAACCCGTCTGTCGCTGTTTGgag CAATGCATAGGTTCAGAACACTGGGTGTGCGGGAGCAACAACAAAAGCTACCGGAACCACTGCGAGCTGCACCGAGACGCCTGTGTCACTCACACCAAAATCCACGTGGAGTACGTTGGACCTTGTCATG aaaaagcagaaaagctTGACATGAATCCAA TGGTTTGTTTCCAGTCCGATCGGGACTGGCTGAGGGATCGAGTTATCCGGTGGGTCCGTGCGGAGGTGACATCCGATAACCAGACTTTCTATGCCTCAACTGTCACTGACCTCATGCAAAGTTATTTCCAG ATGTATGACAGTGGAGATTCTCAGCTGGATTCCAAAGAGTTCCTGAGCTTCCTGAATCAAAACGAAACAGCCCTCAATCTCACCTACTCCGAAAATCCTGACATCAACCTGCTGCTCAG GTCCTTGTGTGTGGACGCTTTGATCGAGTTGTCTGATGAGGACGCAGATTGGAAATTGAGTTTAGCAGAGTTTATCAACTGTCTAACACCGAGCTTCCATCCGCCGGAAAGAA agtGTGAGCTGGAGGATGAAGTTTTGGAGGAGGGCGCTGAAACCAGGATGAAGTGCAACAAGTGCGTATGTGCGTGTGGAAACTGGGTGTGCACTGCTCTCACTTGCAATG AAGAACCTCATGTGGATGAGAAGGACGATGGAGTTGAAgaggaaatgacagaaaaagaaTGGATTAGGACGGTGGCTCAACTTAAtactttacag GAGAACTTCCCCACGGAGTCTTGA
- the LOC130923009 gene encoding follistatin-related protein 1-like isoform X2 produces MLTISVLLFLHSHAVSTSPVAKEDSVCAETFCGAGRECVSTERGEPVCRCLEQCIGSEHWVCGSNNKSYRNHCELHRDACVTHTKIHVEYVGPCHEKAEKLDMNPMVCFQSDRDWLRDRVIRWVRAEVTSDNQTFYASTVTDLMQSYFQMYDSGDSQLDSKEFLSFLNQNETALNLTYSENPDINLLLRSLCVDALIELSDEDADWKLSLAEFINCLTPSFHPPERKCELEDEVLEEGAETRMKCNKCVCACGNWVCTALTCNEPHVDEKDDGVEEEMTEKEWIRTVAQLNTLQENFPTES; encoded by the exons ATGCTGACCATCTCCGTCTTGCTGTTTCTGCATTCTCATGCGGTCAGCACCTCCCCTGTTGCCAAG GAGGATTCTGTCTGTGCTGAAACTTTCTGCGGTGCTGGGCGGGAGTGTGTTTCTACTGAGAGAGGCGAACCCGTCTGTCGCTGTTTGgag CAATGCATAGGTTCAGAACACTGGGTGTGCGGGAGCAACAACAAAAGCTACCGGAACCACTGCGAGCTGCACCGAGACGCCTGTGTCACTCACACCAAAATCCACGTGGAGTACGTTGGACCTTGTCATG aaaaagcagaaaagctTGACATGAATCCAA TGGTTTGTTTCCAGTCCGATCGGGACTGGCTGAGGGATCGAGTTATCCGGTGGGTCCGTGCGGAGGTGACATCCGATAACCAGACTTTCTATGCCTCAACTGTCACTGACCTCATGCAAAGTTATTTCCAG ATGTATGACAGTGGAGATTCTCAGCTGGATTCCAAAGAGTTCCTGAGCTTCCTGAATCAAAACGAAACAGCCCTCAATCTCACCTACTCCGAAAATCCTGACATCAACCTGCTGCTCAG GTCCTTGTGTGTGGACGCTTTGATCGAGTTGTCTGATGAGGACGCAGATTGGAAATTGAGTTTAGCAGAGTTTATCAACTGTCTAACACCGAGCTTCCATCCGCCGGAAAGAA agtGTGAGCTGGAGGATGAAGTTTTGGAGGAGGGCGCTGAAACCAGGATGAAGTGCAACAAGTGCGTATGTGCGTGTGGAAACTGGGTGTGCACTGCTCTCACTTGCAATG AACCTCATGTGGATGAGAAGGACGATGGAGTTGAAgaggaaatgacagaaaaagaaTGGATTAGGACGGTGGCTCAACTTAAtactttacag GAGAACTTCCCCACGGAGTCTTGA
- the runx2a gene encoding RUNX family transcription factor 2a: MKRRAAPSPAHLHPDEAETCYRYEHDTGPPRGLVATDSPNFLCSGLPHHWRCNKTLPRPFTVVSLGNDVPDGVLVMLMAGNDENISAELRNATATMRQGHAHFNDLRFIGRSGRGKSFTLSINVLTTPPQVATLHRAIKVTVDGPRVPRRQRQKELESALYGPSSCALATSGKTHCRSSSSLLWSRETSLLGQMAALTSSFPPPPRMRHHALAFPSQPPGYTSYFNSAPPPPLTHGGPFYYGPNQAIQSAGEDGGVIAALSTFMEGACFTLRGEEPVWRPY; the protein is encoded by the exons ATGAAGCGTCGAGCTGCTCCGTCACCAGCCCACCTCCACCCAGATGAAGCCGAGACTTGCTACCGCTATGAGCATGACACAGGACCCCCTCGAGGCCTGGTGGCCACTGACAGCCCCAACTTCCTGTGTAGCGGCCTTCCTCATCACTGGAGGTGCAACAAGACCTTACCTCGACCATTCACG GTAGTTTCCTTGGGCAACGACGTCCCGGACGGCGTGCTGGTCATGCTGATGGCGGGAAATGATGAGAACATTAGCGCTGAGCTACGCAATGCCACCGCAACCATGAGGCAGGGACACGCCCACTTCAATGACCTTCGCTTCATAGGTCGCAGTGGCAGAG GTAAGAGCTTCACACTGTCCATCAACGTGTTGACCACACCTCCTCAGGTTGCCACACTGCACCGGGCAATCAAGGTGACAGTGGATGGCCCGCGCGTGCCCAGAC GACAGCGTCAGAAAGAACTGGAGTCTGCACTTTACGGGCCCTCGAGCTGCGCTTTGGctacttcaggtaaaacac ACTGCAGATCCTCATCGTCATTGCTGTGGTCCCGCGAAACATCCCTGTTAGGTCAGATGGCGGCCCTGACGTCTTCCTTCCCACCACCTCCCAGAATGCGCCATCATGCCTTGGCTTTCCCCAGCCAACCTCCTGGTTACACCTCCTATTTCAACTCAGCTCCCCCTCCTCCCCTCACCCATGGTGGTCCCTTCTACTATGGGCCCAACCAAGCCATTCAGAGTGCCGGGGAGGATGGCGGTGTGATAGCAGCATTAAGCACGTTCATGGAAGGAGCATGTTTTACCCTTAGAGGGGAGGAGCCTGTTTGGAGGCCTTACTGA